From a single Nicotiana tomentosiformis chromosome 2, ASM39032v3, whole genome shotgun sequence genomic region:
- the LOC138904658 gene encoding uncharacterized protein translates to MVDNHKQWHERLPFALLGYQTIVRTSTGETPYLFVCATKAVIPAEVEILSLRIIQEAELSDAEWIRSRYEQLALIDGKRMNAVCHGHLYQNRMSRAFNKRIKPR, encoded by the coding sequence atggtagacaaccacaagcaatggcacgagaggttaccatttgccttattggggtaccAGACCATAGTCCGAACGTCAACCGGGGAAACTCCTTACCTATTTGTCTGCGCTACTAAAGCCGTCATCCCCGCCGAGGTAGAAATTctttctttaagaattatacaagaagctgaactcagtgaCGCAGAATGGATAAGGAGCCGCTATGAGCAATTAGCCCTCATagatgggaaaagaatgaatgcagtgtgtcatggtcatcTGTATCAGAACAGAATGtctagagctttcaacaaaaggatCAAACCTAGATAG